In Alligator mississippiensis isolate rAllMis1 chromosome 10, rAllMis1, whole genome shotgun sequence, one DNA window encodes the following:
- the SDSL gene encoding serine dehydratase-like, with protein MAIPVETDGRKFHVVTPVLESLALSKAAGTKVFMKMENVQPSGSFKIRGIGYFCQEAAKKGCKHFVCSSGGNAGLATAYAARKLGIPATIVVPGNTSEAMSQQLKEHGAEVEVFGKVWDDANIRALALAETEGWISIHPFDHPLIWKGHASLVRELKDSLDTKPGAIILSVGGGGLLAGVVAGLQDVGWLDIPIIAVETRGADSFNAAVRAGQLVTLPDITSVAKCLGARRVSSRALQCASECQVISQLVEDAEAVQAIEQFLDDERILVDPACAASLALLYSGHLQRLQQEGHLTMDLDSIVIIVCGGSGIHMAGLQALKTQLGLK; from the exons ATGGCAATACCAGTGGAGACAGATGGGAGAAAGTTCCATGTGGTTACTCCTGTGTTGGAGAGCCTGGCTCTGTCAAAGGCTGCAGGCACCAAGGTGTTCATGAAGATGGAGAACGTCCAACCATCAGGCTCCTTCAAGATACGAGGCATCGGCTACTTCTGTCAGGAG GCTGCCAAGAAGGGATGCAAACATTTTGTTTGTTCATCAG GGGGGAATGCTGGGCTTGCCACCGCCTAtgctgccaggaagctggggaTCCCTGCCACCATTGTGGTTCCCGGCAACACCTCAGAGGCTATGTCGCAGCAGCTGAAagagcatggggcagaggtggaagTTTTTGGCAAG GTCTGGGATGATGCCAACATCAGAGCTTTGGCACTAGCAGAGACAGAAGGCTGGATCAGCATCCATCCCTTTGACCATCCTTTGATCTG GAAGGGACATGCTAGCCTGGTTAGGGAGCTGAAAGACTCTCTAGACACCAAGCCAGGAGCCATCATCCTGTCGGTAGGAGGTGGAGGGCTGCTAGCTGGAGTGGTGGCCGGCCTGCAGGATGTGGGCTGGCTGGACATACCCATCATTGCAGTGGAAACCAGAGGAGCTGACAGCTTCAATGCAGCAGTCCGGGCTGGGCAGCTGGTCACCCTGCCGGATATTACCAG CGTGGCAAAGTGTTTGGGAGCCAGGAGGGTGTCATCACGTGCACTGCAGTGTGCCAGTGAGTGCCAGGTCATCTCCCAGCTGGTGGAGGATGCAGAAGCAGTGCAAGCTATAGAGCAGTTCTTGG ATGATGAGCGGATACTGGTGGATCCAGCCTGTGCAGCCTCCCTGGCCTTACTCTACAGTGGTCACCTTcagcggctgcagcaggaagggcactTGACCATGGACCTGGACTCCATTGTCAtcattgtgtgtgggggaagtgGTATTCACATGGCT